In Miscanthus floridulus cultivar M001 chromosome 8, ASM1932011v1, whole genome shotgun sequence, the sequence GGAGACCGAGCAAGAGGAGGAGCAGGTACCGCACGCGCGTAAGGATGACGCGCTCATAGCCGCCAAGGAAGATGAAGCGGATTCAGAGGAGACCGAGCACCGCAACCGTGACCTCAAGGCCGGGCTCTACCCCCCTAGGGTAAGATCCCCTCGTAGGCAGATCTGTCTCATGCCCCAACTAATTGGAGGCTTTGCACCTCAATTCACCGCTGTGAGTGGTAGATTGTTTAGTGAGGCTGTAGAAGCAGGTTTTGACTCATCGAATTTTGACCATGTGCCTGCAGCGCAAGACTATGCTCTAGTACACGCGTCGGACGCCTACCGCGAGGTCGCAGGCGTAGGAAGACAACATCAAGAAGCCCATTGATGTCAGCACAGTATGTCCTTCGGATGGTTGTAGTTGTTGTGGGGGATTCCTAATCTCAGTTCAGCTGACCGttgtttcattttttttaaatacttgAAGGTCGAATCGTTCTGGGTTTGCTACTACCACCCTGCGCGTTCCTCTTCCCTACCGAGTCCCACTGACCTTCATCTCCTCAAGGATGGCATTCATCCCCTCTAGGAGGTATTATTCAGGATGTGTCATTCTCTGTTCTCTCTATTTACGCGTTGTATGCCTGTCCCTGTGCCTAGCGGTTAATGGTTTTCAATTGCCCAGGATCCTACAAATCAGAAGGGTGGCAAGTGGATAAGTAgattcaaaaatgcagttttagGTCGATTCTGGGAGGACTTGATAGGCAAACTCGAGGCATCAATGTATGTGTTTTTACAAGATCGTTTGTTTCGGCTGATAAGATCTTGGATAAAACTCAAACTCATCCATTAGCCGATCATCTGCTCTATGATAGTACATAGCTACTTTGTCCTGTTCGATACCATACGGAGAATGATCTTATCTTATTATGATCTTGTCCACCTTGGTAGCATCCTGCCATTTTCTGTGATGAATCACTCTTTGATTGGCAAGGTATCATATGGAATGCTACGGTGATAGACCAACCCATTCTTTCATGTACTGGAAGCCAATCAAGATAATCTTTTCCTAATCCTCTTTAGTTAGCAGAATGGAATGGGGTAGTAGTCATTCCTCATGACCAAAATGTAGATAAGAAATGAGGGCCATGATCAAGCTATTAAAATCATGCGATGGCAACCTGAACCTATGATGAAACAAAACAggcttgatggtaggattgcttTATGCTATGGCGCATGTTTTAGTGTGGATCAGATATCTTTCGATGTTTTGGAATTTATGCTACTGAAAGATAGTGATATCAATGAGACGATGAAGATAAGAGATGAGGCTATCGataaagatgttagccatagaatcaaacaCAACAGCCATGGACATTGGTTTGCTACGCTGTATGTTGCAGATTGTTGCCTACTAAAATGCTTTGTTGCTGTCGTTACTTGTGCTATATGCTAGATGCCTAGATGCTACTAGATGGATGTTTTTAAAATTGATATTTTGTATGCCATCAAAGCATCAACTGTATCTTTAGGTCCTGCCTACTGATAATATAGCTATTACAAGATGGAACTTTTTTGCCAATCAGACATGAGTTAACATAGCCCAACGGACAATTAGCTGACCTTTTTGGCTATTTTGATTTGCAGAAACATCTAGTAGACTGAGTAGATTCATATTGTGATCATGTCTGATCCATTGTTTCTTTTTTTACATCTGTGTCTATGAGTATGATAGTTGATGGGATTAAGAGGGGTTAGAGCTGAAACTAGGGGGATACAAATACCCCCTTCCTAGCTGGCATTCTTTTATGCGCTGTTTTGCACTAAaattaagagagagagagagagagagagagagagagagagagtaaagtTGTTTCTTTTTGCACCTTTTCAGTCTTCCAATCCATGCCTACAACATCTGCACCGTTTAGGCATATAATGGCACTATCTCTTTGTTCCATGTCATGACTACTAAGCATCGAAGCCACATTGGCACAATGAACCGTTACACGGGGGAGCTGGTCTGTTCAGTCTTTGGAGCCAATAATTTTATGATGCCATCGCTATAAAATTTTCTCATTGGCATCAGACCTGTTACACTTTCTTGTTGGAAACAGGACATACAGATGTTGTAATCCCTATGGTATGCTGTGCGTTTTTTTATCTGGTTGCCATTGGTACCATTTCCCTTGTTTCTGATGATACATTTTCTCTTCTTAGGTGGATTATAAATGCAATCTAAGGAAAGGACAAACTCAACGACTGGAGCATCATGGTTCGGAGCAACTCTCCCCAAATTTGTCAGTGTTGTTGAAATGGTCCCCTTTTACAACAGAAGAAGAGGTTATGCAGAATGTTTGGTATGAGCTAGATAAATTGTTTTCAATATAAATACATGGCAGTTGTGTTCAAAAAACCAAATAAGTAAAATAATACGACTCAAAAGGTTGACGTAGGTACTACAAACTCATTTAGTATTTGGTAGTAATATATATGTTGTTTAAAATGGTAATGgtttgcggcaccgatacacacGGCACCAAGATTATAGTGTTCAATGAATGGTACAACGTTGATGGTAATTTGGAG encodes:
- the LOC136468667 gene encoding eukaryotic translation initiation factor NCBP-like codes for the protein MEAGVEKKETEQEEEQVPHARKDDALIAAKEDEADSEETEHRNRDLKAGLYPPRDPTNQKGGKWISRFKNAVLGRFWEDLIGKLEASIVDQISFDVLEFMLLKDSDINETMKIRDEAIDKDKHLVD